GAACAGCGCGGAGAACGCCGTGAGGGCGAACGACGGCGACCCCGTCGCGAGGAAGTTCGAGACGAGCCAGTAGGTACCGCTGACGCCCAAGAGGAGACAGAGGAGGCCCGGTATGCCGAGGCTGATCAGCGGGTGCGTGTTCTGGACGGTCGCGGCGATGTTGTTCACGAGGTTGTACCCGTGCGAGAACGGGTCCTGACTGCTCGCGTTCTCGACGTCGTACCGTACCCGGATGCCGACCTCCTCGATCGCGTATCCCCGCTGGTGTGCGTGATAGAGGATGTCCGTACTGGCGTTCATCTTGCTCCCGATGGCGTCGTCCTCGGCCAGCCCCGCGATCGCACGGCGGTTGTACGCCCGGAAACCGCTCTGGGTGTCGGAGATCCGTTTCTTCGGGTGAAACGCCCCGATGCTCATGTTCGTGAGCGTGTTGACCACGAACAGCCCCAGCCGCCGGTACCGGGGGACGTCGCTCATCGCGCCGTCGACGAACCGACTGCCGATGACGATCTCCGCGTTGGCCTCGCGCTGTGCGGCGACGAGACGCGGGATGTCCGCCGGATCGTGTTGGTTGTCGGCGTCGAGGATGACGAGGTGTTCCGCGTCCTGTCGCTCGGCGGCCTGAAACAGTGTCTTGAGCGCCCCGCCGTAGCCGCGGTTGTACTCGTGTTCGATGACGTTCGCACCCGCCTCGCTCGCGACGAGCGCGGTGTCGTCCCGGCTACCGTCGTCGACGACGAGGACGCGATCGCCGTACTCGCTGGCCGCCCTCACGACCTCTGCGATCGATCCCGCCTCGTTGTAGGCGGGTATCCCGACGACGATCGAGGGCCGTTGGCGAACGACCCCTGCGGGAACCGCCTCGACCGCGAAACCGGTCCCCTCCGCGAGTTCCGCCTCGCTTCGCGCGTAGTCGATCGCGGACGAGTCCGCAGCCTGATAGATCAAACCCGGATAGCCTCCCGTGCGGGCGGCGATGGTCAGCGTCGACACGAGCGATTCCCGGTCGTCGTTCGCGTGATCGGGCTGGACGATCCGCGCGTCGAGCATTCGAGCCAGATCGACCGCCTCCGGTTCGGCGGCCTCCCCGTGCGTCACCAGCACGTCGTATCCCTGTCGGATCGCCTGTAGGATCGTCAGGGTCAGCTCGGCGTCGTTCTCCCGGGTCGCGATCAAACCGATCGCCGGCTTCGCATGTTCTTGCCCGTAGACGCCCTCCTCGGCGGTGTATTCCGACATACTCAGCCACCGATATGTTCGGTATATATACTCCGTCGGAGGGCGGCCCGTTTATCGAATACGAGCGGTACGGACCCCGAGGTGCGTAAAATGGTCGATTCTTCCCCCTGTGATAGATCTCCCTGCTTCATATATCCCACCCCTGTGAGTGCTGACTCGCTGTCAGACGGATGGATGAAACGAACGACGGGCTATTAGTTAATTGGTCAATACATTTCTGTAACCGCTACCTTAGCCAAGCCGTCGGAACGTTAATCAGTCCGATCGGACTGACAGTTACGCCAGCCGGATGGTCGGCTCGTAGGGAGTATCGTAGCCAGCCGAAGACGGCGCGTCTCGACCGGGGACGGTGTTCGACGCTCAACGCGAGCGCCCCTGCACTCCTACGATACTCCTCATCGGTCGTCGGTCGTCCGATCCACGGGTGCGGGTTCGGAGACGTACGGGGCACAGACGCGGCGGATCCCCTCCCGGAAGGCGATCCGGGGCTCCCAGCCGGTTTTCTCGTTGATCTTCGTGGGGTCGGCGCACGTGTCGTGAACGTAGACGCTGTCGGGAATCGGGTTCTCGACGTACTCGGGGTCGATGTCGGTTCCGAGTTCCTCGTTGAGCAGGTCGACGACCGTATTGAAGTCGTACGCCTCGCCCGTCCCGAGGTTGTACACGCCAGTGAGTTCGTGATCGGCCGCGAGTTCGAGTCCCCGGACGATGTCCGAGACGTGCGTGAAGTCGCGGGTTTGGGTGCCGTCGCCGTAGATCACGGGCGCCTCGCCGTTCGCGAGGTCGTTCGCGAACTGGGCGATCACGTTCGCGTACTGGCCCTTGTGGGCCTCGGCGCCGCCGTAGCCCTGATAGACCGAGAAGAAGCGCATCCCGGCCATCGACATGTCGTAGTGGTTCGCGAAGTACTCGGCGTAGCGCTCCCGGGCGAGTTTCGACGCCTCGTAGCCCGTGTTGACGGAGACGACCATCTCCTCGGGCGAGGGCTCGGTCCGACTGCCGTAGATCGAGGAGGTCGAGGCGTAGACGACCGTCTCGCAGCCGTCATCGCGCGCCTGTTCGACGACGTTGACGAACCCCTCGACGTTGACGCGCGCGCCCTTCGTGGGGTCGTCCTCGTGCATCCCGTACGAGGACAGCGCCGCGAGGTGAAACACCACGTCGACGTCGGTGGGGAGGTCATCCTCAAGGACGCTCGTCTCGTGGAACTCGACGGTTCGGTCGAGGTTCTCGGGCGTGCCGAGATAGCAGTCGTCGACGGCGATCACGTCGTTGTCTTCGGCGAGATAGTTGGCGAGATTCGATCCGATGAACCCGGCTCCACCCGTCACGAGAACGCGCTGGTTGCGCATACCCGACCCTATACTGTCAGCTATTAAAAAATTCCCCGCATAAGTGGGCCGAACGAGTCGTTAAATCCCGCTCTCGAAGTCCTCGAGCGCGTAGACGGTGTCGGCACCGCGCCGGTCGAGCGTCTCGTTGGCCAGCAGCCAGTAGACCACCGACAGCGCCTTGCGACCCTTGTTGTTCGTCGGGATCACGAGGTCGACGTTGCTCGTCGAGTTGTTCGAGTCACACATCGCGATGACGGGGATGCCCACGGTGATCGCCTCCGTGACGGCTTGGGCGTCGCCGATCGGGTCCGTCACCACGAGCACGTCGGGTTCGATGTAGCCGTCGTACTTGGGGTTGGTCAGCGTCCCCGGGATGAACCGGCCCGTCCGGGCGCGCGCGCCGATGGTCTCCGCGAACTTCTCGGCGGGGAACCGACCGTACTGTCGGGAGGAGGTCACCAGCACCTGCTCGGGGTCGTAGTTCGAGAGGAAGTCCGCGGCGGTGCGGATGCGCTCGTCGGTCTTGGAGACGTCGAGCACGTACAGGCCATCCGTCCGAACGCGGTGGATGAACCGCTCCATGTCCTTGGTCTTCTGCTGGGTCCCGATGTGGGCCCCCGCGCCGAGGTACTCCTCGACGGGAATGAGGAGGTCGGCCTCCTCGTCGGACATGACGTCCTCGTCGAGGGCCGGCCCCTCGTCTTCTGGTTCGGCCTCGGCCTCCTCGGCCTCGGCGCTCGGTTCGTCGGTCTCGGCCCTGACGTCCTCGTCGGGATCGATTTCGGGGTCCCCGCCCGCTTCGGGTTCGGGTTCCTCGTCGATCTCCTCCTCGGCGGCGTCGAGCCCGTCTTGGTCTGGTTCGTTGCTCATAGTGCGTCCTCCGCGATGCGGATGAGTTCGTTGAGTTTGGCGGTTCGCTCGCCGCCGGCCGCGCCCGTCTTGATGAACGGGGCGTCGGTCGCCACGGCGAGGTGTGCGATCGTCGCGTCCTCGGTCTCGCCCGAGCGATGGGAGACGACGGGATCGAGGCCGTTTCGCGTCGCGAGTTCGATCGCGTCGAAGGCGTCGGTCAGCGTCCCGATCTGGTTGGGCTTGATCAGAATCGAGTTGGCCGATCCCTGCTCGATCCCCTGCGAGAGACGCTCGGTGTTGGTGACGAACAGGTCGTCCCCACAGATCAGCGTCCGCTCGCCCACCTTCTCGGTCAGGTCGGCGAACGCCTCGAAGTCGTTCTCGTCGAGGGGGTCCTCGACGTAGACCAGGTCGTACTCGCGGACGAGATCCGCGATGTACTCGATCTGCTCCTCCGTCGAGCGGGTCCGGTCGCGGTACACGTACTCGCCGTCCTCGAACATCTCGGCGGCCGCGACGTCGAGGCCGAAGCCGATCTCGAAACCGACCTCCTGACTGACCGTCTCGGTGGCCTCGGCCACGATCTCGAAGGCCTCCTCGTCGTCGATCGACGGCGCCCACGCGCCCTCGTCGCCCTTGCCCGCGGGAATCGCGCGCTCGGCGAGAACGTCGTGGATCTCGCCGTGGACCGCGGCGTTCGCGAACACCGCGTCGGTCACGTTGGGGGCGCCGACGGGTGCGGAGAGGAACTCCTGGATGTCGGTCGCGTCGGCGGCGTGTTCGCCCCCGCCGACGACGTTTCCAAGAGGTATGGGAAAGTTCTCCCCGCGGAACGCTCCCCCGAGATGCTGGTACAGCGGCGCGCCGAGCATGTCCGCGCCGGCCTTCGCGGCGGCCATGCTGATGGCGACCGCGCTGTTGGCGCCGATCTCCGAGAAGTCGTCGGTGCCGTCGGCGGCGTGGAGCGCCGCGTCGACGCTTCGCTGGTCGCCGGCGTACACTTCGTCGACGAGGCGGGGGACCGCCCGCTCGCGGGCGGCGGCGATCGCCTCTTCGGGGGCGAGTTCGATCGCCTCGTGCTCGCCCGTGCTCGCGCCGCTCGGTGCGGCCGCACGACCGAACCCGCCGCTCTCGGTCAGCACGTCGACCTCGACGGTGCCGTTGCCCCGCGAGTCGAGGATCCGTCTGAGCCTGACGTCCGCGATCCGGGTCATGTGTCACCCCGTCGAACGGTGAAGGGGAGCACGCCCGCGTCGTACTCCTCGGCGGCGATCAGGATCGGTTCGGACTGGTCCGTCTCGATCAGCACGGGCGCGCCGTACGAGACCTGCAGCGCTCGCGCGCCGAGGATGCGTGCCTTCTCGTACCGGCTGAACTGTTGGCTCGTCATTGGTAGGGAGCCACCACGTCGACGAGGTCGGTGTGCGAGACGAGCATCCGGCGACAGCAGTGTCGCGAGACCCCCAGATCGTCGAGCACCGCCGCTGGGTCCTCGCCCTCGTCGACGCGGGCCGTGAAGGCCTCCCAGTGCTCGCCGACGACGTTACCACACGTGAAACACCGGACTGGTACCATCATGGGTGGATCACCTAGCGGTAGGACTTCTGGTAGCGCGCCCGCGCACCGGGCCCGCCCCACTTCTTCGGTTCGGACTGGCGGACGTCGTTGACCAGCAGCGAGCGGTCGAACTCCATGTAGGCGTCGCGCAGTTCGGCGTCGTTGTTGAACTCGACCAGCCCGCGGGCGATCGCGGTGCGGACGGCGTCGGCCTGTCCGTTGTAGCCGCCGCCCTGGACGTTCACGTCGATGTCGACATCGTCTCGGATCC
The DNA window shown above is from Halalkalicoccus sp. NIPERK01 and carries:
- a CDS encoding 30S ribosomal protein S9, producing the protein MVTNTSGKKKTAIARATVQEGEGRVRINSQPVELVEPEIARLKMLEPFRIVDGIRDDVDIDVNVQGGGYNGQADAVRTAIARGLVEFNNDAELRDAYMEFDRSLLVNDVRQSEPKKWGGPGARARYQKSYR
- a CDS encoding DNA-directed RNA polymerase subunit K, with amino-acid sequence MTSQQFSRYEKARILGARALQVSYGAPVLIETDQSEPILIAAEEYDAGVLPFTVRRGDT
- the rpsB gene encoding 30S ribosomal protein S2; protein product: MSNEPDQDGLDAAEEEIDEEPEPEAGGDPEIDPDEDVRAETDEPSAEAEEAEAEPEDEGPALDEDVMSDEEADLLIPVEEYLGAGAHIGTQQKTKDMERFIHRVRTDGLYVLDVSKTDERIRTAADFLSNYDPEQVLVTSSRQYGRFPAEKFAETIGARARTGRFIPGTLTNPKYDGYIEPDVLVVTDPIGDAQAVTEAITVGIPVIAMCDSNNSTSNVDLVIPTNNKGRKALSVVYWLLANETLDRRGADTVYALEDFESGI
- a CDS encoding glycosyltransferase family 2 protein; amino-acid sequence: MSEYTAEEGVYGQEHAKPAIGLIATRENDAELTLTILQAIRQGYDVLVTHGEAAEPEAVDLARMLDARIVQPDHANDDRESLVSTLTIAARTGGYPGLIYQAADSSAIDYARSEAELAEGTGFAVEAVPAGVVRQRPSIVVGIPAYNEAGSIAEVVRAASEYGDRVLVVDDGSRDDTALVASEAGANVIEHEYNRGYGGALKTLFQAAERQDAEHLVILDADNQHDPADIPRLVAAQREANAEIVIGSRFVDGAMSDVPRYRRLGLFVVNTLTNMSIGAFHPKKRISDTQSGFRAYNRRAIAGLAEDDAIGSKMNASTDILYHAHQRGYAIEEVGIRVRYDVENASSQDPFSHGYNLVNNIAATVQNTHPLISLGIPGLLCLLLGVSGTYWLVSNFLATGSPSFALTAFSALFWFGGFFACAAAVILHSLKIANRR
- a CDS encoding DNA-directed RNA polymerase subunit N, with the translated sequence MMVPVRCFTCGNVVGEHWEAFTARVDEGEDPAAVLDDLGVSRHCCRRMLVSHTDLVDVVAPYQ
- the eno gene encoding phosphopyruvate hydratase; its protein translation is MTRIADVRLRRILDSRGNGTVEVDVLTESGGFGRAAAPSGASTGEHEAIELAPEEAIAAARERAVPRLVDEVYAGDQRSVDAALHAADGTDDFSEIGANSAVAISMAAAKAGADMLGAPLYQHLGGAFRGENFPIPLGNVVGGGEHAADATDIQEFLSAPVGAPNVTDAVFANAAVHGEIHDVLAERAIPAGKGDEGAWAPSIDDEEAFEIVAEATETVSQEVGFEIGFGLDVAAAEMFEDGEYVYRDRTRSTEEQIEYIADLVREYDLVYVEDPLDENDFEAFADLTEKVGERTLICGDDLFVTNTERLSQGIEQGSANSILIKPNQIGTLTDAFDAIELATRNGLDPVVSHRSGETEDATIAHLAVATDAPFIKTGAAGGERTAKLNELIRIAEDAL
- a CDS encoding NAD-dependent epimerase/dehydratase family protein — encoded protein: MRNQRVLVTGGAGFIGSNLANYLAEDNDVIAVDDCYLGTPENLDRTVEFHETSVLEDDLPTDVDVVFHLAALSSYGMHEDDPTKGARVNVEGFVNVVEQARDDGCETVVYASTSSIYGSRTEPSPEEMVVSVNTGYEASKLARERYAEYFANHYDMSMAGMRFFSVYQGYGGAEAHKGQYANVIAQFANDLANGEAPVIYGDGTQTRDFTHVSDIVRGLELAADHELTGVYNLGTGEAYDFNTVVDLLNEELGTDIDPEYVENPIPDSVYVHDTCADPTKINEKTGWEPRIAFREGIRRVCAPYVSEPAPVDRTTDDR